A region of Trypanosoma brucei brucei TREU927 chromosome 1, complete sequence DNA encodes the following proteins:
- a CDS encoding hypothetical protein, unlikely (unlikely gene predicted by glimmer), producing MEGGRTKGDKVEGVCWYKFRRGDLIGMNERMEVREGVCGESEEAVLKEDMLQPCAYTHKHVRIHACKYIYIYIYIYTCAHVCVCVCVSAYLFVAPCTRLCQ from the coding sequence ATGGAGGGTGGGAGAACGAAGGGTGATAAAGTAGAGGGGGTGTGTTGGTATAAATTTAGGAGGGGTGATCTTATTGGAATGAATGAGAGAATGGAGGTGAGGgagggtgtgtgtggggagagTGAAGAAGCGGTCCTAAAAGAAGATATGCTTCAGCCATGCgcttacacacacaaacacgtgcGCATACATGcatgcaaatatatatatatatatatatatatatacacgtgtgcgcacgtgtgtgtatgtgtgtgtgtaagcgCATATTTGTTTGTCGCTCCGTGCACGCGGTTGTGCCAAtga
- a CDS encoding hypothetical protein (GPI-Anchor Signal predicted for Tb927.1.4020 by DGPI v2.04, no cleavage site predicted) yields the protein MHFIILMCSRLLFTHFPLRVSLHVCVFFILLFCFASFYSRMHFSLVLLSVSSVLVSELLLLPPSLPFSFLPSLLPSLRFYFNSLFAFTPIFVYFPLPIFFSFFFFSLFYIVGPLPVATVTVGPSPPLSSSSHFFFLFILLCICTSKRASRIFFEHVPSLRVLSVCLYEFFFFLSGLEV from the coding sequence atgcatttcattattttaaTGTGCTCCCGACTTCTTTTTACACACTTTCCTCTGCGTGTGTCtctgcatgtgtgtgtgttttttattttattattttgttttgcttctttctaTTCTCGAATGCATTTTTCGCTCGTACTTCTCAGCGTATCGTCTGTACTCGTTTCAGagttgctcctcctccccccctctctccctttttccttccttccttccctccttccttccttacGTTTTTACTTCAACtccctttttgcttttacgccaatttttgtttattttcctcttcctatttttttttcgtttttcttcttttcccttttttatattgttgGGCCCCTTCCTGTTGCCACAGTGACTGTGGGACCCTcacctcctctttcttcgtcttcccatttttttttcttatttattttattatgtaTTTGTACATCAAAGAGAGCATCGCGAATCTTTTTTGAACATGTTCCTTCCTTGCGTGTGTTGTccgtgtgcctgtacgaattttttttttttctatcagGTTTAGAAGTTTAA
- a CDS encoding hypothetical protein, unlikely (unlikely gene predicted by glimmer), translated as MHILFPPFPFFVPSMNIFCLVGVVFPRSLLFYHYFLREKQSVCVCVCVAYKQWREKKRGSEVFKKYLGSRLM; from the coding sequence ATGCACATACtgttccccccctttcccttttttgttccatCAATGAATATATTTTGCCTGGTAGGCGTTGTTTTTCCACGTtcacttttgttttaccATTATTTCTTGAGAGAGAAgcagagtgtgtgtgtgtgcgtgtgtgtagcGTACAAGCAatggagagagaaaaagagagggagtgAAGTGTTTAAAAAGTACCTTGGCAGCCGTTTGATGTGA
- the trCOIV gene encoding cytochrome C oxidase subunit IV (PMID:12467979), translating to MFARRSLIATVAAATATKPTSSAAQSNANGTAATQSTLLQQRRYDHDRWYGHALELDSHNYKFTGEPPSWMRVRERTEEETNFAKSVLPHVDFASSYECLLFDADRLNGTLNRKEFGNEVRFRLEKQSNTVARAQQLLKDGRAGGDERVENAMIARIFDEEHVQAEMRYVKCIRANELAEDNRLDILPGGSPNSLREKTRWNVNTELHPADRAEIASRLTAWLPEKYHIVYVDDFQTVAANDSCARDAMLRIVEGVSKEYETEARSSGYERDLREVVQELLDDVDPSRHITSEAIKAATDLTQLEEWSRVVHEYNGDERILDIYSRAAELTRNEEHKKLVEDMRQWKKLSNKI from the coding sequence ATGTTTGCTCGCCGCTCACTCATAGCGACTGTTGCAGCCGCTACCGCCACCAAACCCACGTCCTCAGCTGCTCAATCAAATGCTAATGGAACTGCTGCCACGCAATCCACATTACTTCAGCAGCGCCGCTATGATCACGACCGCTGGTATGGTCACGCCCTCGAGCTTGACAGTCACAATTACAAATTTACCGGTGAGCCGCCCAGTTGGATGCGGGTCCGCGAGCGCACTGAAGAGGAGACAAATTTTGCCAAATCGGTACTCCCACACGTGGATTTCGCCAGCAGTTATGAATGCCTTCTGTTTGATGCGGACCGCCTGAACGGGACGTTAAACCGCAAAGAGTTTGGTAACGAGGTGCGTTTCCGGTTGGAGAAGCAATCCAACACGGTGGCCCGCGCTCAACAGCTGCTGAAGGACGGACGTGCTGGAGGCGATGAGCGTGTCGAGAATGCCATGATTGCTCGCATATTCGATGAGGAGCACGTGCAGGCTGAGATGCGCTATGTGAAGTGCATTCGCGCCAACGAACTTGCAGAGGATAATCGACTGGATATTCTTCCCGGCGGTTCGCCCAATTCCCTGCGCGAGAAGACACGGTGGAATGTAAACACGGAACTGCACCCAGCCGACCGTGCAGAGATCGCGTCTCGTCTCACGGCGTGGCTTCCAGAGAAGTATCATATCGTTTATGTGGATGATTTTCAGACGGTGGCTGCGAATGACAGCTGCGCGCGTGACGCTATGTTGCGTATTGTTGAGGGTGTGTCGAAGGAATATGAAACGGAGGCCCGTTCCAGCGGTTACGAGCGAGATCTACGGGAGGTGGTGCAGGAGCTGTTGGATGATGTGGACCCGTCACGACACATCACTTCAGAGGCAATtaaagcagcaacagactTGACTCAGTTGGAGGAATGGTCGCGGGTGGTGCATGAATATAATGGTGATGAGCGTATCCTCGACATTTACAGCCGTGCTGCTGAGCTTACGCGTAATGAGGAACACAAGAAACTTGTGGAGGATATGAGGCAATGGAAGAAGCTCTCAAACAAGATTTAG
- a CDS encoding Ser/Thr protein phosphatase, putative — MGCSTSKGDPLRTNKGAGDGAGSLRNPPGGRWSQTDYPDVGNQRHLPQCHFCKRFIAEKEYNAHTVMCDEREMTCWNSWCRQMVKQGMLSKHLEECAKNQRALCYKCGTEVLASDLQVHRDTCQPKKCSACGELCITRILSWCPHNFGRIGATQGPFATEALSKKYLSGGGRPKGASSVHNNSPPHVNFNVARMQLLWRWIKTKSIIEETLFRVMSREMDLKKEGFAIFKALDKVNESHVLAPKRSRSILQSPVVAPAVSSHYFPTRSSDPITLDVVSRLMKDLSEHILPPYPAVWRVFTDAMCYLNTMPNVVLLSPPLGARVVNGRVNQGSKVVVVGDLHGQLADLLHILKECGMPNDSTYYIFNGDFVDRGPNGVEVLLIIFSLMLACPKFVTLNRGNHECDYMNEEYGFDVEVSTKYDRNVFRLIQRCFCAMPLATIIGRKVFVVHGGVPRRKGVRIEDISRIQRFRQIPMPDYSQPEEDEIFQDLLWSDPVEDLQGWRESHRGAGVEFGPDLTHEFLQSNGLELIIRSHCDCERGYEEFHDGKLVTVFSASNYNGPDTNYGSVAVFIGDNPEPSFSVHKVLEDDLEAHHHVDLGETQTGGLGMTLTSLSMLHLVRPAIRRRTKDEVLRVLRERVYQRRHRLMAYFNKLDRTRKGSVWKIEWVEAMRNVLNTDLPWFFLRGYLAAEDDDGRIWYSLFLVKFHNKLQSLWLNEWISSARDRLIQQQRANHRSQYVANSFNREQVGYNEFCSVMRAIDYTMSDGHLFQLFVHFDERGVGFIDGRKFVHMLSEANTSHPGADPLRWDLEAMEQLQSVVIQGRGQLQYLFKVSTKDCVLTKESFMWGLEQLGRGMRRQLTQQQKERIYEYLLERAPNGSVLFGQFLFMTTVFDNCTMSTSSAIDLADINLVAYCLRNCSFSSFVRD; from the coding sequence ATGGGTTGCTCGACCTCCAAGGGGGATCCCTTGCGGACTAATAAGGGAGCGGGAGATGGAGCAGGTAGCCTTCGTAATCCACCAGGAGGGAGATGGAGTCAAACGGATTATCCCGACGTTGGGAACCAACGACATTTACCCCAGTGCCACTTTTGCAAGCGCTTCATCGCTGAAAAAGAATATAACGCTCACACAGTGATGTGCGATGAAAGGGAGATGACATGCTGGAACTCGTGGTGTCGCCAAATGGTGAAGCAGGGCATGTTGAGTAAACATCTGGAAGAATGTGCCAAGAATCAGAGAGCTCTATGCTACAAGTGTGGTACGGAGGTGCTCGCCAGCGATCTGCAGGTTCACAGGGACACATGCCAGCCAAAAAAGTGCTCGGCGTGTGGGGAGTTATGCATCACACGAATTTTGAGTTGGTGTCCACATAACTTTGGACGCATTGGCGCCACGCAGGGGCCATTTGCAACGGAGGCTCTGTCAAAGAAGTACCTCTCCGGAGGCGGTCGGCCGAAAGGCGCCTCTTCAGTTCATAACAATAGTCCCCCACACGTTAACTTCAATGTAGCGCGGATGCAGTTGCTATGGCGCTGGATAAAGACGAAATCTATTATAGAAGAGACGCTGTTCCGTGTCATGTCTAGAGAAATGGATCTGAAGAAAGAGGGTTTCGCCATCTTCAAGGCATTAGATAAGGTGAACGAATCACACGTGCTAGCACCCAAGCGGTCGCGGTCAATTCTCCAGTCCCCCGTTGTCGCTCCCGCCGTCTCCTCTCATTACTTCCCCACACGCTCTAGTGACCCCATCACACTCGATGTGGTGAGCCGTCTTATGAAGGACCTCAGTGAACATATTCTCCCACCGTATCCCGCCGTCTGGCGTGTCTTCACTGACGCTATGTGTTATCTGAATACGATGCCTAACGTCGTATTGCTCAGTCCACCCCTCGGTGCACGGGTGGTGAATGGACGCGTTAATCAAGGTTCTAAGGTGGTTGTCGTGGGGGACCTGCATGGGCAGCTGGCGGACCTCTTGCATATTCTCAAGGAGTGCGGCATGCCAAACGACTCGACGTATTACATCTTCAACGGAGACTTCGTGGATCGGGGTCCGAATGGTGTAGAGGTTCTGCTTATTATCTTTTCTCTGATGCTCGCTTGCCCGAAGTTTGTCACTTTGAACCGGGGCAATCATGAGTGCGACTACATGAATGAAGAATACGGTTTTGATGTAGAAGTGAGTACAAAGTACGATCGCAACGTCTTCCGGCTCATTCAGCGCTGCTTCTGCGCCATGCCGCTCGCAACGATCATTGGCAGGAAAGTGTTTGTCGTGCACGGCGGCGTCCCACGGCGCAAGGGGGTTCGTATCGAGGACATCTCCCGCATCCAGCGCTTTCGACAGATTCCCATGCCAGACTACTCGCAGCCTGAAGAGGATGAGATCTTTCAGGATCTGCTGTGGTCGGACCCCGTTGAGGATTTGCAGGGCTGGCGTGAGTCCCACCGTGGCGCTGGTGTAGAGTTCGGACCCGATCTGACGCATGAGTTCCTCCAAAGCAATGGGTTGGAGCTCATTATTCGCTCACACTGCGACTGTGAACGCGGGTACGAGGAGTTCCATGATGGCAAGCTCGTAACGGTTTTCTCAGCGAGCAATTACAACGGTCCCGACACCAACTATGGAAGTGTGGCCGTTTTTATTGGTGACAACCCCGAGCCATCCTTCTCTGTGCACAAGGTGCTGGAAGATGACCTTGAAGCGCACCACCATGTAGACCTTGGCGAGACCCAAACCGGCGGATTGGGTATGACCTTAACCTCACTTTCTATGCTGCACTTAGTGCGGCCTGCTATCCGCCGTAGAACAAAGGATGAGGTGCTTCGGGTGCTGCGCGAACGTGTGTATCAGCGCCGGCATCGTCTCATGGCGTACTTCAACAAGCTTGATCGCACACGGAAGGGGTCTGTGTGGAAGATTGAATGGGTGGAGGCCATGCGCAACGTCCTCAACACCGACCTCCCGTGGTTCTTTTTGCGTGGCTACCTAGCAGCAGAGGATGACGACGGTCGTATTTGgtattccctcttcctcgtgAAGTTTCACAACAAACTGCAGTCGctttggctcaacgagtggATTAGCAGCGCGCGCGATCGCCTCATTCAGCAACAGAGGGCTAACCACCGATCACAATATGTTGCGAATTCTTTTAACAGGGAGCAAGTGGGCTATAACGAATTCTGTTCCGTCATGCGTGCTATCGATTACACCATGAGCGATGGACACCTCTTTCAACTCTTCGTACACTTTGACGAGCGTGGCGTTGGCTTCATCGATGGTCGCAAGTTTGTGCATATGCTCTCCGAGGCAAATACTTCACACCCCGGCGCGGACCCACTCCGTTGGGATCTGGAGGCGATGGAGCAACTGCAGTCTGTAGTTATACAAGGCCGTGGCCAGCTGCAGTACCTCTTTAAGGTAAGTACAAAGGATTGCGTGCTCACGAAGGAGTCATTCATGTGGGGACTGGAGCAGCTTGGCCGTGGAATGCGGAGGCAACTcacgcagcagcagaaggaaaggatatATGAGTACTTGCTTGAGCGCGCGCCTAATGGTTCTGTGTTGTTCGGGCAGTTCCTCTTCATGACTACTGTTTTTGATAACTGCACCATGTCGACTTCTTCGGCTATTGATTTGGCAGACATTAATCTGGTAGCGTACTGCTTAAGAAACTGtagcttttcctcctttgtgAGAGATTGA
- a CDS encoding hypothetical protein, unlikely (unlikely gene predicted by glimmer; low complexity composition), translated as MRREKICLFLFLFFLFLLLVFRFFIFEGFSS; from the coding sequence atgaggagggaaaaaatatgtctgtttcttttccttttctttcttttcctcctccttgtttTTCGATTTTTCATATTTGAAGGTTTCTCATCGTAA
- a CDS encoding hypothetical protein, unlikely (unlikely gene predicted by glimmer), translating to MAEWIGRQKEMNLKICLNNLRRKKLTIKNEEEERRERRWRKRKVGSGPKACGAILQ from the coding sequence ATGGCTGAATGGATaggaaggcaaaaagaaatgaatttaaaaatatgTCTGAATAACttaagaagaaagaaactcACAATAAAGaacgaggaagaagagagaagagaaagaagatggaggaagaggaaagttgGGAGCGGTCCGAAGGCGTGTGGGGCTATACTGCAATGA
- a CDS encoding hypothetical protein, unlikely (unlikely gene predicted by glimmer): MCTFINVYILYTRLNFNVITNDESKIEGRDNNSRKPKQGNSSRVNKLSKKERAREGSKTKSGEVKR; the protein is encoded by the coding sequence ATGTGTACGTTCATAAATGTGTATATTTTATATACGCGTCTCAACTTCAATGTAATTACCAATGACGAGAGTAAAATAGAAGGGAGAGACAACAACAGTAGAAAACCTAAGCAAGGAAACAGTAGCAGAGTAAACAAATTatcgaaaaaagaaagagctaGGGAGGGAAGCAAGACAAAATCAGGGGAGGTCAAGCGTTGA
- a CDS encoding hypothetical protein, unlikely (unlikely gene predicted by glimmer), producing the protein MSEGFGVVCACISFISLFIYSHFTLLYSHFTFSLTLLYFTLISLLSYTSTALPFSRLHVFSFLTVSLVALFYSLFFFLLHCLHFHTHLYYFYPAFIH; encoded by the coding sequence ATGAGCGAGGGATTTGGTGTTGTGTGCGCATGTATCtcatttatttcactttTCATTTACtctcactttactttactttactctcactttactttttctctcactttactttactttactctcatttctctcctctcctACACATCAACGGCACTTCCTTTCTCCCGGCTGCacgttttttcctttttgactGTTTCACTAGTCGCTCTCTTTtattctctatttttttttttgcttcactGTTTACACTTTCACACACATCTATATTATTTCTATCCTGCATTTATTCATTga
- a CDS encoding hypothetical protein, unlikely (unlikely gene predicted by glimmer) yields the protein MRHFITALVIIIIIINAIVIAHLMPFYCFIMSLHSYHIISYHISSLLFFLFSFLSSSTLLLLLLFVYMYCINITLGYSLSVQLHFFFNYFSSYIYIYYYYYSLSFRVAAT from the coding sequence ATGCGTCATTTCATTACTGCCCTCGTTATCatcataattattataaatgCTATTGTTATTGCGCACCTCATGCCGTTTTACTGCTTCATTATGTCTCTTCACTCATATCACatcatatcatatcatatctcttctcttctcttttttttattttcttttctctcatcatctactttattattattattattatttgtttatatgTACTGCATTAACATTACTTTAGGGTATTCATTATCTGTTCAgttacactttttttttaattatttttcttcatatatatatatatattattattattattctttgtCTTTCAGAGTTGCAGCCACCTGA